Proteins from a single region of Halalkalibaculum roseum:
- a CDS encoding ABC transporter ATP-binding protein: MSVLSVQNITKAYGAVKALKDISFEVQKGEIFGLIGPDGAGKTTVFRILTTLLKPDSGKAEVLGKDVVLGYRKIRSEVGYMPGRFSLYQDLTVEENLQFFASVFGTTLDENYDLIKPIYSQLEPFRDRLAGALSGGMKQKLALSCALIHKPEVLFLDEPTTGVDAVSRKEFWEMLHRLREQGISILVSTPYMDEAEQCDRIGLLQEGRLLSIDTPQAITNQFDSDLWAIKSRDKYQLIQVLRKYEHARSVQPFGDSVHYSDARDDFDKEELTSYLHSNGINRPEMHRITPHIEDTFIRLMEKEVNDG, translated from the coding sequence ATGAGTGTACTGAGTGTTCAAAATATTACTAAAGCTTATGGGGCGGTAAAAGCGCTCAAGGATATCTCCTTTGAGGTACAGAAGGGGGAGATATTCGGTCTAATTGGGCCGGACGGCGCAGGGAAAACAACGGTATTCCGGATACTTACAACGCTTCTTAAGCCGGATTCAGGTAAAGCCGAAGTTCTTGGAAAAGATGTGGTATTGGGATATCGAAAGATTCGTTCTGAAGTGGGGTATATGCCCGGAAGATTTTCACTGTATCAGGATCTCACAGTTGAGGAGAACCTTCAATTTTTTGCTTCCGTCTTCGGCACGACTCTTGATGAAAATTATGATTTGATCAAGCCCATATATAGTCAGTTGGAACCCTTCCGGGACCGTTTGGCCGGTGCTTTATCCGGCGGGATGAAACAAAAACTGGCTCTCAGTTGTGCACTAATTCATAAACCTGAAGTGCTGTTCCTGGATGAGCCGACTACAGGTGTGGATGCAGTATCCCGCAAAGAGTTCTGGGAAATGTTGCATCGCCTTAGGGAGCAAGGAATTAGCATTTTGGTATCTACTCCCTATATGGATGAAGCCGAACAGTGTGACAGGATCGGACTTTTGCAAGAAGGTCGTCTGCTTTCTATTGACACTCCGCAAGCTATCACAAATCAGTTTGATAGTGACCTATGGGCCATTAAAAGCAGGGACAAATATCAACTCATACAAGTCTTACGCAAGTATGAACATGCGAGATCAGTGCAGCCATTTGGAGACAGTGTACACTACTCGGATGCAAGAGATGATTTCGACAAAGAGGAGCTAACCAGCTATCTGCATTCGAATGGGATAAACAGACCTGAAATGCATCGTATTACACCTCACATAGAAGATACCTTTATAAGGCTTATGGAGAAGGAGGTAAATGATGGCTGA
- a CDS encoding ABC transporter ATP-binding protein, which yields MADLMISSQNLTRKFGDFTAVDHISFDVKKGEVFGFLGANGAGKTTAMRMLTGLLKPTEGEATVAGFDVYDEAEEIKRRIGYMSQKFSLYEDLTVKENIRLYGGIYGLSDKLIREKTEQLLDMLEMQDLKNKKIGSLPLGWKQKLAFSVALIHDPGIVFLDEPTGGVDPITRRQFWEQIYKVAEEGTTVFVTTHYMDEAEYCDRVTIMVDGRIDALGSPEELKLEYDANNIEDVFVKLARGAERSDQ from the coding sequence ATGGCTGATTTGATGATTTCTTCCCAAAACCTGACCCGCAAATTTGGGGATTTTACGGCTGTAGATCACATCTCCTTTGATGTAAAAAAAGGGGAGGTTTTCGGATTTCTGGGAGCCAACGGCGCGGGAAAAACAACGGCCATGCGCATGCTGACCGGATTATTGAAACCCACAGAGGGTGAGGCAACGGTGGCCGGGTTTGATGTCTATGATGAAGCTGAAGAGATAAAACGACGCATAGGCTATATGAGTCAGAAGTTTTCGCTCTACGAAGATTTGACCGTAAAAGAGAACATCCGGCTCTATGGCGGCATTTACGGCCTGTCTGATAAGCTCATCAGGGAAAAGACGGAGCAGCTGCTGGATATGCTGGAGATGCAGGATTTGAAGAACAAGAAGATCGGTTCCCTACCACTTGGGTGGAAACAGAAGCTGGCCTTTTCGGTGGCCTTGATTCATGATCCGGGAATAGTATTTCTGGATGAACCAACCGGGGGAGTCGACCCCATCACACGTCGTCAGTTTTGGGAGCAAATTTATAAAGTAGCGGAAGAGGGCACTACTGTCTTTGTGACGACCCACTACATGGACGAAGCGGAATACTGTGACCGGGTAACCATTATGGTCGACGGGCGAATTGATGCCTTGGGTAGTCCGGAAGAATTGAAACTGGAATATGATGCCAATAATATTGAGGACGTATTTGTAAAACTGGCACGAGGAGCGGAGCGCAGTGATCAGTGA
- a CDS encoding HlyD family secretion protein, with amino-acid sequence MKAKMNHLTKKQFLYWAVFPVFFLLSCSNNDKSDAYGQFEATETTISSQASGELLAFTVYEGSNLKPGEQVGLIDTTQLKLKKNELLAVLSSTEAKIDQINAEAEVLNEQLQTATINLQRIENLVKDEAGTRQQLDDTEGKVRTLRKQIEALKVQKKSVRAEINATRSRLEQLEEQLNDAYVVNPVMGTVLTTYVEPFELVGQGQPLYQIANLDTLELRIYVSGAQLPSVKLGQQVEVLIDKNAEENSSLSGRISWIASEAEFTPKMIQTKEERVTQVYAVKVKVPNTDGMIKIGMPGEVNF; translated from the coding sequence ATGAAAGCGAAAATGAATCACCTCACAAAAAAACAGTTCCTATATTGGGCAGTATTCCCGGTTTTTTTTCTTCTATCCTGCTCAAATAATGATAAATCCGATGCCTACGGTCAGTTTGAGGCTACGGAAACTACTATTTCGTCGCAGGCATCGGGCGAACTTCTTGCTTTCACTGTTTATGAAGGATCAAATCTGAAACCTGGAGAGCAGGTCGGGCTCATTGACACTACTCAGCTTAAGCTAAAAAAAAATGAGTTGCTGGCAGTACTTTCCTCAACCGAAGCTAAAATTGATCAAATAAATGCCGAAGCCGAGGTGTTGAACGAACAGTTACAGACGGCAACCATCAATTTGCAACGAATTGAAAACCTGGTTAAGGATGAGGCCGGAACCAGGCAGCAATTGGATGATACAGAGGGCAAGGTACGCACACTACGAAAGCAGATTGAAGCACTCAAGGTTCAGAAAAAATCAGTGAGAGCAGAAATTAATGCAACCCGCTCCCGTCTTGAGCAATTGGAAGAGCAATTGAATGACGCATACGTGGTCAATCCGGTAATGGGAACGGTTCTCACCACCTATGTGGAGCCTTTCGAACTGGTGGGGCAGGGTCAGCCGCTGTATCAGATTGCCAACCTCGATACTCTTGAATTACGAATCTATGTAAGCGGCGCACAGCTGCCATCTGTCAAACTTGGCCAACAAGTCGAAGTTCTAATTGATAAAAATGCGGAGGAGAACAGCAGTCTAAGTGGTCGCATTAGCTGGATTGCATCTGAGGCTGAGTTTACTCCCAAGATGATACAGACCAAAGAAGAGCGGGTCACGCAAGTTTATGCTGTAAAAGTAAAAGTGCCGAATACTGATGGGATGATAAAAATCGGCATGCCTGGAGAAGTTAATTTTTAG
- a CDS encoding TolC family protein: MTITVILFLIVGSFATDSTDTLTLDYCYSRLENHYPIAEKLKLQNEITTLNKKIAHTGYYPQLNVGAKVTYQSEVTEFQVAGGAQPIGPDLSKDHYEVTLDVIQPIYNGGVVGIKKNLEEAKGEQEINSIRVQMHQLKNQVNSVYYGIMLAHNQSEILQSVSESLRAQIENINAKVENGVLLPSQRYILEAELIKIKQDSIEIDANIEAGYEILGQLIGEELTGRRSLAVPEVNSLDLADEILTRMRPEFKLFDSNRRYLSYQKELARTGLLPSLSAFGTAAYGRPGFNVFENDLHEYYIIGLKLNWNFWAAKNAGTRKEVIRLRQKSVNEEERAFERQLKASLSKIEEEIASLKRKIQEDQQIVDLRQKVVKTVESQLENGTATATEYITELNKKTQAELSMKMHKTRLSQARVEYETMLGAGDRNINSK; the protein is encoded by the coding sequence ATGACAATTACAGTTATCCTATTCCTGATAGTGGGAAGTTTTGCTACTGATTCAACTGATACTCTGACTTTAGATTATTGCTATTCAAGACTGGAAAATCACTATCCCATAGCCGAAAAGTTGAAGCTTCAGAATGAAATCACCACTCTGAATAAAAAAATCGCTCACACCGGTTATTATCCGCAGTTGAATGTAGGAGCCAAAGTAACCTACCAGTCGGAAGTCACTGAATTTCAGGTTGCCGGTGGCGCCCAACCCATTGGACCTGATCTAAGCAAGGATCACTACGAAGTTACACTTGATGTAATTCAGCCGATTTATAATGGGGGAGTGGTTGGAATCAAAAAGAATCTTGAAGAGGCAAAAGGAGAGCAGGAAATCAATTCGATTCGGGTACAGATGCACCAGCTCAAGAATCAGGTTAACAGTGTCTATTACGGCATAATGCTGGCTCATAATCAGTCAGAAATTCTACAATCGGTAAGTGAAAGCCTTAGAGCCCAGATTGAAAATATCAATGCTAAAGTTGAAAACGGGGTATTGCTTCCCAGCCAGCGATACATTCTTGAAGCAGAGCTAATCAAAATTAAGCAAGATTCGATAGAAATAGATGCCAATATCGAAGCGGGTTATGAAATTTTGGGACAGTTAATCGGTGAAGAACTAACCGGGAGAAGAAGTCTGGCTGTACCGGAAGTCAATTCATTGGATCTAGCTGATGAAATACTTACTCGCATGAGACCTGAATTTAAATTATTTGACAGTAACCGAAGGTATTTAAGTTATCAAAAAGAGCTGGCCCGCACCGGGCTGCTACCATCACTTTCTGCCTTTGGAACCGCAGCTTACGGAAGGCCGGGATTCAATGTTTTTGAAAATGATCTGCATGAATACTACATAATAGGACTTAAACTGAACTGGAATTTCTGGGCAGCCAAAAATGCCGGGACACGAAAAGAGGTTATAAGACTCCGGCAGAAAAGTGTAAATGAAGAAGAGAGAGCTTTTGAAAGACAGCTAAAGGCTTCACTTAGTAAGATTGAAGAAGAAATTGCATCACTGAAACGCAAGATTCAAGAGGATCAACAGATTGTTGATCTACGACAAAAAGTAGTAAAAACCGTAGAAAGCCAACTGGAAAACGGAACCGCTACTGCAACGGAATATATAACCGAGCTCAACAAGAAGACCCAGGCCGAACTGTCGATGAAAATGCATAAAACAAGACTTTCACAGGCCAGAGTTGAATATGAAACGATGTTAGGGGCCGGCGATAGAAATATCAACAGTAAATAG
- a CDS encoding TetR/AcrR family transcriptional regulator: MTEEAETEEQILHAAKEVFQKQGFSGARMQAIADQAGINKSMLHYYFRSKDKLFQKVFQQSIREFFPKIFKVLNGEMEFEAKIEKLVETYYTMFRSHPHLPRFVIHEMNQHPERFQYFMRNIGIKIPARFIEQIEREVKSGRIKKIDPRQFIINTIGLCVFPVIAKPMIETVFEMDDKQFNDFLEHRKKELPVFILNAIKK, from the coding sequence ATGACTGAAGAAGCAGAGACAGAAGAACAAATTTTACATGCCGCCAAAGAGGTATTTCAAAAGCAGGGTTTTTCGGGCGCACGGATGCAGGCTATTGCTGATCAAGCAGGAATCAATAAGTCGATGCTTCACTATTATTTCAGAAGCAAAGACAAGCTCTTTCAAAAAGTGTTTCAGCAAAGCATAAGGGAATTCTTCCCAAAAATTTTCAAAGTGCTGAATGGTGAGATGGAGTTTGAAGCCAAGATCGAGAAATTGGTGGAGACCTATTATACGATGTTCCGGAGTCACCCACATCTACCCAGGTTTGTAATTCATGAAATGAATCAGCATCCGGAGAGATTCCAATATTTCATGAGAAACATCGGTATAAAAATTCCGGCGCGGTTCATTGAACAGATTGAAAGAGAGGTAAAGTCAGGAAGAATAAAAAAGATCGATCCGAGACAGTTTATAATAAACACTATCGGCTTGTGTGTATTTCCGGTGATAGCAAAACCAATGATTGAAACTGTCTTTGAAATGGACGATAAACAGTTTAATGACTTCCTGGAACACAGAAAGAAAGAATTGCCTGTATTCATACTTAATGCTATAAAAAAGTGA